The stretch of DNA GCGAAGAGGATGATACAACAAACAAGGCTAGTCCTCTACCGGAGATAGATGCGGATATTCAAAGCCTGCCAATAATAACTGCACAGGCTTGGTCGGCGCTTCAAAAAGCTAATGATCCGCCATACTTATTTCGACATGGAGGCTCTATAGTCAGACTAGAACCTGATGAAGAGGGTGGTCGTATAATGCGGGAGTTGAATCTTGATGCTACACGATACGAATTAGCGCGAGTGGCGCGATGGGTTAGAGAGCGGAAAGGCAATAAAGGGGCTGTGGAGTGGGAAGATGCTAAGCCTCCAATAGATGTTGTAAAGGATTTGCTTGCCACTCCTACTTACCCTCTACCTGCTATAACCCGCATTACTCAGGTTCCAGTGTTTGCTTCTAATGGGGAATTACAAACAGAAGCAGGCTATCATGCGACAGCTAAGGTCTATTACTCCCCCGCTAATGAATTCGTTATAGCTGATGTTCCTAAGAATCCTTCTTCCGAAGATATAGCGAAAGCTAGGAGCTTAATCATTGACGACTTACTCTGCGATTTTCCATTTGTATCTGACGCTGATCGCGCTCATGCAGTCGGACTATTTCTACTTCCATTCGCTAGAGACTTGATTGTAGATGCAACTCCTTGTCACTTAATAGAGGCCCCAACTCCAGGAAGTGGGAAAAGTCTACTAGCAGATGTGGCACTACGGCCAGCGGTAGGTAGAAATATAGGTGTTGTAACACAGGCTCGTGATGGTGATGAATGGAGAAAAAGATTAACTGCCCGCTTTAAGGAACTGCGTGAGGTCATTCTTATTGATAATGTCACGACAACGCTGGATTCCGGTGAGTTAGCTTCTGCACTAACTGCGCTCAATTGGGAGGATCGAATACTTGGTAGAACTGAAACCGCCAGCTTGCCTGTAAGATGTGTTTGGGTTTGCACTGCTAATAATCCAATGATGAGTACAGAGATTGCTCGTCGTTGCATTAGGATTAGGCTTGATACTGGCATAGATCGTCCCTGGATTGCGGAAAAGGGATACAAACACCCTGATCTAAGAAAATGGGTAGACGAACATCGAATCGAATTGGTCTGGGCTGCCTTAGTTTTAATCCAAGCTTGGCTTGTAGCAGACAGACCTAAACCACAATGCAAGCTGCTAGGCTCTTATGAAGAGTGGACACGCACTATTGGGGGAATTTTAGAGAACGCAGGTATCAAAGGATTCCTAACTAACCTGGATGAATTTTATGAAGCAGCGGATATTGAAGGAGCTATTTGGAAAGACTTTGTAGAAGAATGGGCGGAGAAGCATGGTTCAAAGATAGTTACTGTTGCTACCCTGTTTAATATCGCTAATAACAACGATGGGTTTGAGTTCTCAGGCTCTAGTGAACGAGGACAACGCATTTCATTTGGAAAGCAATTGGCGCGGCAACGGGATCGTGTTATTGGTGAGCATAGAATTGTTGATTTCGGAACTGTAAAACGTGCGAAGCAATGGCGGCTGCTGCCACTGGCCCCGGCGAGCAGTGATGAGCCTCCACAGGAGTGAATATTGTGAATATTGATGAATGTTCTGGCCCCCGTATATATAGAAAGACACAACTCTATATAGTGAGGGAATAGAAAACATTCACTGATATTCACCATATTCACCCTGAGCAAGATGAAAGAGATTAGATAGGTAACAATTGGCTCCTTATGCAATGATCTTGCAATCCTGATGCGGGGCTAATCTGGCTATATTCTTAGTCTAACTTATGGGCGGTAAGTAGATAATATCTTTCAGCGCAGGTTTAGTTGATTGCAAAACTCGCTTGAAAATAATTAAGCCAGTCGCCCATTACAGTTTATATATCGGATAGCCATAGCAGTTCATAGGGGTCTATGATTCGCTACCGCTGAGTGCGAGGAGCAAACTTGGCCTGATAAAATGGCAGGTAGGGCTGAGTACAATACTCTGATTCTTGGCCAACGAAAAGGATATGAATTATTGATGTGCTAGAAAAGTTCTATAGAGAATTCCCCAGGCAGAGGATCACTATATAGAGGATGGTAGTAACGAGTAGCCAGCCTTGTAATGCGACGTAGCCCCAGAACAGAATGCCTACAACCATCAATAGGGCAGAGGGTAAATGCCAAGATAGTTTGCCCATAAGGGTGCTATCCCGTTCGTCTTGTTGAAAGATGCTCTGCATTCGCTGGGATTCTAAGGGCAATGACCAAGACACGCAACACCCAACACTGCGGGGGAAGCCACTAAGGATAGCACAGGGAAGATGATCGAGTTGCTAATCCCTTGTCTGATTACTAAAGCAGTAGTGTGATTTCACTCTGATCTTTGATTGAATACCAACTTGCTGCGCCGATGGTATCTCAGTCTTTTTTTCGGTAGAATCTGCACAAATTCAATCGTGAGGAGTTCTCTGATGGACGTTCTAACCATTGCGAGCTTTATTGCAGTACAAGTAGCAAGCGGTTTTCTGAAAGAACACGGCAAAGAAATCTACCAAAAGGTAAAAGGTATCTTAACCCCTGAGGAGCTTATCACTCTTGGCCTGCTTGAAAAGCATCCCCAAAGTAAAGAATTACAAGGTGAGGTTGCGACAGCGGTTCAAACGCATCTTAAAACTGATCCTGGTTTAGCTCAAGAGCTAGAAACTTTGATAGCAAGACTTCCAGCAATTGAGACAAAGCAAAATACAATCTCACAAACGGGCGATGGAAATATAGCCGTTCAAGATATTCAGGATAGTGAGATAAATATCAATAAATAATGCCCAAGAAAAAGATCAAACAAACCGGCACGGGCAACATTGCGCTCTCAGGTATCAAGAATTCTGAGATCACTGTAATTATAGGTGTAAGTCACGAATATAACGAATTGCTTGAAAAACTAGAGACTCAAGAAAAGCTACTCTCTCTTACCCCTGAAAATGACACTATTGAACGTCAAAAAATATCGAAGAAGATTGAAGCAATCAAAATAACCATAGAAGAGTTCAAACGCGATGTTATAAAGCTTGCTGAACAATTCCAACGGGCAGAGATAGAGAGTCCACAGGTTATTAATGTTCGTTTAAATAATGCGAAGAGACTTTTTCTGGAAGGCAAATTTCGAGATGCACGAGCTGTTTTTGATACAGAACGGGACCAAATGAGAGATGAAAAATCGCGGCTTTTGGTTAAACGTGATGAGTATAAAACGGACATCTTGCCTAGACTTAAGAATCTTGCAAACGAATATTTCATCCACGCTTTATTAGCTCAGTTAGACTACTCAAACAAGAATTGGTTTAAAGAAGCTCGTCAACATTTTGAAGACTCAATTGAAACCTATCCAACCAAGTATAACGTCTTTGAATATGCTTACTTTTTATGGAGGCACAATCATGTCAAAGACTCTGAAAAGTATTGGCAGCAGTTTTTGACCGACTTTGCCGCCGAAATTTCTTTGCCTGAAAAAGCAAGAGCATTAAACAATTTAGGTTTGCTCCAATGGGACTCAAACGAATATCAAAGGGGATTAGATTACTGTGAAGAGGCTTACGGAATATACACCATCCTACTAAAAGATGGTCCATCAATCTACCTATCTGAACGGGCAGGAACCTTGAATAATATTGCTATGTTTCATGGCGAATTAGGAGAGCACTCAAAAGCCGAAAAAGAGTATGAGGAGGTATTACGAACATATAGTAAGTTGAACGAAGATACCCCGTCAGATCACCGCTTGTTTGAAATCGGAAAGATATCAGGCAATCTAGGTAGTATATACACCGACACCAAAAAATATAGAAAAGCCTTGGCAGCACTCAAGAAATCTTTAGCGATTTACAAGCAGGTAACGGGTAAATTCGATGTTCTGTTTTATGTTGCGACCTCACTTCATAATCTTGGCAGACTTCATCATATACAGAAGAAATATAAAGAATCTATAGAAGCCTATGAAACGGCTTTAGAGATTAGGATGAAATTGGCAGAGTACAATCCTATGGTATATATCCCTGAAGGGGCGTGTACACTCTCCAACCTCGCTTATATTTATACACAGGTGCCTGATAAAGAAAAATCTATCGAGTATGCGTTGAAAACACTTCTCGTTCTATTGCCAATCTATGAACAAGTTCCTTTTACGCAGGGTTATATGCGAAATGCGCTGAATGTCCTAAATGGTTGGGGGCTAAGCCATGATGAAATTGACCAAATGCTTGCAGAGGCAGCAACGGCTGAATAAAGAAAGCCCTCCCATTTCTGAGAGCTTCTGTTCATATAGCACACCCGCACAGTACACAGCTTGGTCTATTCTGCCTAATCCTTGTCCGTGTCTTCTCCTTTCCTTGTAGTAAGGGCGTGGAGTAGCAAGCTGCTCGTTACAACTGATTTGTTCATAGATATGATGATTAATGATTGGCGACCTTTTGATTAAGCGTAGCATTTCTACAGATGCCGTCAACATGCGGAAAACTCGGCTTTTCTGGTATTATTGCAGAGTTATCCACAAGGGGTAAAACTATGCATGGAGAAACGGTATGGAATGCTTGAGTGAAGAAGTGCTTGATGAATTCCCAGAAGATGCTCTGGTTTGGGTTATTTTGGATAAAGCTGATCCAAATACCTATTTACTGTTCCCAAAAAATAAAGATGTCTTGGCGCTTTGGGCGTTTATGAAGCGTGAAGATGCGAACCATCTTGCTTTTATACTTAAAGAGGCCGCTCCAGCCTATAAGGATATGGAGTTAATAGTTGAAAGTGATCCCTTAAAAGAAGTGAGAGCAGGAGCTAAAGAATACAACTCCATTCTGTGTGTTATGTCGCCTGTTGATTCTTTGGAATTCTTTAAAAGGTATGAAGAGTTTTTGTCTCATTATTACGGGACCGAAATAAGCGAAGAAATTACTAGCCTTGGGGATTTAATCACCGCAGATACAGCACTGAATGAACTACCTGATGATACAACGATATGGATAGTCTATTCAGAGGAACGGAATCAATTAGTAATTGTTCCAGATCAGAAATACAAAACTGGTACGCTTTGGCTCTTTCTGAAAAGACAAGATGCCGAACATATGGCATATTTGCTCATGAACCATA from Blastocatellia bacterium encodes:
- a CDS encoding tetratricopeptide repeat protein produces the protein MPKKKIKQTGTGNIALSGIKNSEITVIIGVSHEYNELLEKLETQEKLLSLTPENDTIERQKISKKIEAIKITIEEFKRDVIKLAEQFQRAEIESPQVINVRLNNAKRLFLEGKFRDARAVFDTERDQMRDEKSRLLVKRDEYKTDILPRLKNLANEYFIHALLAQLDYSNKNWFKEARQHFEDSIETYPTKYNVFEYAYFLWRHNHVKDSEKYWQQFLTDFAAEISLPEKARALNNLGLLQWDSNEYQRGLDYCEEAYGIYTILLKDGPSIYLSERAGTLNNIAMFHGELGEHSKAEKEYEEVLRTYSKLNEDTPSDHRLFEIGKISGNLGSIYTDTKKYRKALAALKKSLAIYKQVTGKFDVLFYVATSLHNLGRLHHIQKKYKESIEAYETALEIRMKLAEYNPMVYIPEGACTLSNLAYIYTQVPDKEKSIEYALKTLLVLLPIYEQVPFTQGYMRNALNVLNGWGLSHDEIDQMLAEAATAE